Below is a window of Fulvitalea axinellae DNA.
GTTTCTGTGAGCTCGGTACTTACGCCGTCGAGTTTTTCAAACTTGGCGAGAACCTCCGCCGATATGGTTTGGCGAACGGCCAAGCGTATATGACACTGGTTGTCGAAAACCTGTTCTTTGATCTCAAGGTCGTACTGCTTGATGAGTTTCATCACGGAATTCATCGAAAGGTATTCGAAATACACATCCAGACGGTCCTCCACTATCTTTTCCTCTATCTTTCCGTTCTCGATCGCCTCGGCCGCCGACACTTTGTAGGCGTGTACCAGACCCGGTACACCAAGTTTCGTCCCGCCAAAATAACGCACCACTACGATAAGCGTATTCGTAAGGTCAAACGAACGGATCTGTCCCAGAATAGGATCACCGGCCGAATGTCCGGGCTCCCCGTCATCGTTGGCGCGGAAACGCTTTTGGTCTTTGCCCAACACCCAAGCGTAACAATGGTGGCGCGCGTCGTAATAGCGCTTGCGCAAAGCCTCCACCTTTTCCTTGATCTCTTCCTCGGTCTCCACAGGGTAGGCGTAAGCCAAAAATTTGCTCCCTTTTTCCTTATACAGCCCCTCCGACTCTCCGGCCAATGTCAAATACGTATCTTCTGTCTTCATAATCTTTTCCCTCGGCCCAAAAATACTCGAAAGCCACAAAATTATCCCCACGTTTCCACCCTATGCTCTGCGAGTTCAAATTAATCATGTATTCTGATCATAACCGAACATGATCCAACTCCCGCACAAACCAAACTTAACTTATAAAAAACACTTATCCCGCATTTAATCCAATAAAGCGCAACCCGGCCCGGTTCGGATTCGTTTTGAAATACTGTTTGTAGTACAAAAACAACCACTATCATGAGAAAATACTTACTGACCCTGCTGTCTGTTTTTTGCGTTTTATTCGCTCAGGCCCAAACCAAACCCAAAGGTATCAAAACGGGATCGACGGCCCCCTCTTTTATGGGAGTTGACCAAAACGGCAAAAAAATCGAACTGAAGAAATTGTTAGACAAAGGGCCGGTAGTGCTTTTCTTTTATCGCGGTACGTGGTGTCCGTATTGCCAAAAACAGGTGGCGAGCCTGCAAAAATCCCTTGACAAGATCACGGCCAAGGGAGCTTCTGTCGTGGCCGTAACGCCGTCTAGCGGAGAGAGTATCGAAAAAATGATCGAGAAGCAGGGAGGCATCGGCTTCCACATCCTGCACGATGACGGGCACAAAATCATGGACGATTACGACCTGACCTATCCCGTTAAGGAAACCATGCAGAAACGCTTTGCCAAAATGGGACTGGACTTCAATAAAATCAACGGGAAAAACGGGCCCGTACTCCCTATCCCGGCCACATATGTCATTGACCAGAAAGGCAAGATAGTTTTCGCCCACTTCGACCCGAACTTCAAGAAACGCCCATCGGTAAGCGAAATACTTCAGCACCTTCCTAAACCGCTGTAAGGAAAACATACATATGCACCTCATTCAAACGCCCTTTTCCGGGCGTTTTTTTGTGCCCGACCGGCGCATGTATTTGATTTCAAAAGCCCTACCTTTATACCGCCGTTAACCGGAACATAAGCGCATAACGCGAACGTAAACATCTGAAATAAAGAACATGAAAATATCCAAAGACCGCCAAAGCGTAGTCGAAACAACTTACCAGCTTTACGTAGACAACCAGCAAGGCGAGCCCGCCCTCTACGAAGAGCGCAACGAGGAGGATCCCCTGCTTTTCCTCTACGGTACGGGAGCTTTCCTGCCCAAATTCGAAGAGGCCCTCGACGGTCTTGACGAAGGACAGGAATTCGATTTCAAAATCGCCTGCGACGACGCTTACGGCGACTACGACGAGAAAAAAACCGACTGGCTTCCGATCGAGATATTCGAAGTGGACGGCAAGGTGGACATGGAGATGCTCCAAGAGGGGAGAATCTTGCCGATGATCGGTCCTGACGGCGACCGCGTAATGGCAGAGATCCTGACCGTGAAAAAAGACAAGGTGGAAATGGACTTCAACCATCCGCTTTCTGGCTACGATTTGATCTTCAAAGGAAAAATCCTCAGCGTTAGAATGGCTACCAAAGAGGAAATCGAGCACGGACACGCACACCCAGGCGGGAGCTGTGATCATTAAGTCTTGGTCTGAGGTATTTGGTATGAGGTATTAAGTACTAAGAAACTTAATTCTGACACCTAACCCTTTTTGACTACCAAGAAAACCCTCGTCTCGTTGGGCATTGGCCCAAACAGGGCGAGGGTTTTGTGATTTCAGGCCAATACCTTTCCGTATTTGAACGAAACCTTTCGCGTAGCGACTTAAAGTGTGGACGGTTTTTGCCACTGTTCAACCGAATATGCGGATACCAGCGGACAAATACAGCCACCTCAACCTGAACGCCCGACGACAGATAAGCCGTTGTGTCAATGCTGGGCTCACCATCCGCCAAACCGCCTCTAGGCTCGGGGTCAGTCCCTCCACCATCAGCCGGGAGTTGAAACGCAATAGTTTTCGGGGCTTTTACTCCGCCATACATGCGCAGGCTTACTACGAGGCCCGCAAGTTCTTAGCTGTGGCAAAATACCGTGGACAGCTAATTTTTCGCCTTTCCTCCGTCGGAGTGAGCCTTTTCAAGCCCAAAACCGACCGCCTGATTACGGCTTGGGCCTCCGATTACCGCAACGCCCGCTATATCCGCAACGAAAGGACGGACAATCCCTTTCACGCAAAAAGACAAAGAAGGTCAAGCATCTTTGCCGTTTGGGAGAAACCGGTACAGCCCCGCCTGATGAAACTTAGGTTACAGCACTACGGCCAAAAAACAACCCCGTCTGGAGAGGTTAACCCATTCGGGGATCCGCCGAAATTTTGGAAAAAAGCTGACCGAAAGCCGGATCGGACGGTTCATAAAGAGGCACTTTGTGCCTAATTGTCAAAAAATCTTACCCGATAACCGACCGCACCGAAAAGATGCGGTTTTTTTTCGTCCATACTCCCGCTATGAGGTAAAAAACGGGAGTCGTTTCTTTAAAAAACCTCCATTTTCCACCGCCGTCAGCAAACCCGTTCACCCACACGTCTCATCTACCCCGTGTTGCGCTTACTTACGTGTCCCTTTTTCAGAGGACACCAACCCTTTCATTATCCGTGTTTACAAACGCTTTCATTTTTAGGAAACGCTTTCCTCTTCCCTCCTTGAGTTTACAATTTTGTTTATATTACTCATTGACAACCCATTATTCCACCAAACCACCGAACCGACATGCCACAAACAAAAACATTCGAAACGGAAAGACTTTATTTGATCCCCACAGCCGAAGACGACGCCGAATTTATCTTCCGCCTGATGAACAGCCCCAAATACCACGAGTATATCGGCGACAGAAATATCAGGACACTGGACGACGCCAAGACTTTTATCCAAGAGAAAATGACACTCCAACTACTACGGTTGGGATATTCCAGTTATACTTTGGTCCGGAAAAGTGACGGTGAAAAGGTGGGAGTATGCGGACTTTACGACCGTGAGGGACTTGAGGGCGTGGATATAGGGTTTGCCCTTTTGCCCGAATTCGAAAGAACGGGCTACGCTTTGGAATCCGCACTCAAACTGAAACAAATGGCCTTCGCCGAATTCAACATTAGCGAAATCAAGGCTATCACCACCAAGGAAAACAAGGCTTCGCAAACTCTTCTGGAAAAACTGGGGCTAAAGGCCGAAGGCACCGTGGTTCTGCCCGGAACTACCAATGAAATGTTGCTGTACCGACTTAAAAACGAGTCCGCTTAAACCGGTTACTGCTCTTTTCGGATTCTGCTGAGGGATTCTTTACTGATTCCCAAATAAGAGGCGATGTCTTTCAATGGCACCCGCTTGTGTATATCCGGCCGGGACTCTATCAGCCAGCGGTAGCGGTCCTTGGCCTTGACAAAGCGGTTGCGATCCATCTCCGTCAATACCTTTCCCAAGAAACGCTCGCTGATCAGGCGTCCCCAGTTGGCCCATTCCAGATCGGTATCATATAGATAGCGGAGCTTGCGCAGGGGTATGCGGTACAGTACGCTGTCTTCGTACAGCTCTATGCTTTCCTGATGTCCCTCCACGGCGAAATAAGCACTGAACGAAAAAAGCAATTCGCCCTCAAAAGCGAACCAGACCGCCTTTTTGTCACCGTACTCGTCGATGTAATTGGTTTTGGTAGCTCCTTTTTCCAAAAAATAGAAATACGGCGACACTTCCCCCTCCCGTATCAGCTCGGTATTACGGGGAAGTTCCACCCGTTCCAGTTGTGCGGCAAAGGCTTCTATATTTGCGGTAGAGAGCCTCCCGAAACGTCTCAGCGTCCGTAAAGTGTTTTCCAAATCGGTGTTTTTTTACGCAATCCTTTCTTGCTCCTGTCCGGTTAACATTTGTCAACCGAAGTTAAGACAAAACGCCCGACCTTTGTAACCGAACCGATAGATACCCTTTGAACGATGAAAAGAATTCTTGACATAGAGAACTGGAACCGGAAGGAACATTACGAATTTTTCTCCGCCATGAACCAACCTTTCTTCGGGCTAGTGGTGCCCGTGGACTGTACCAAAGCCTATGCGTACGCCAAGGAAACGGGCGTGAGTTTTTACGCCTACTACCTCTACCAAGCCACGCGCGCCCTAAACGCCGTCGAGAATCTACGATATAGGATAGAAGACGGCCAAGTGGTGGAATATGACTGCGTGCACCCGTCTACCACCGTAGGGAGGGAAGACCATACGTTCGGAATCTGTTTTTTCGAATATTCCGAAGACTTCGGCCAATTCCGCAAGAACCTAGACGCCGCGCAAGCCGATATTAGGGCCCGATCGGGAATTTGCCTCGACGAAAGTACCTCCCGAAAGGATACAATACACGTCTCAGCTGTCCCTTGGGTAGACTTTACGGGACTCAGACACGAATACGACAGCCGGTACGAGGACAGCATACCCAAAATGTCTTTCGGAAAGATGACGGAATCGGAAGGGAAAAGAAAAATGAGCGTATCGTTGGACGCCCACCACGGCTTGGTGGACGGATGGCACGCGTCGCAGTTCTTCGAGCTGTTTCAGCGCTACCTGGACGGCGAGTAAATAGGCGGAATCGACGTTCCGAACATATTGCGCAATCTAGGTTAACGCCCGGGTTAATGCAAAAACAAAAACGCGACAAAATCACTAAGCTTATAAAGGATGTTCCGAGACCGGGGCATCCTTTTTTCGCTTGGTTACCTTGGATGTATCCACTGGGAGACGCACGCTGTTTTCCGTCTTCCGCAATCCAAATTTTTATCGCCATGAAAACAAGAATATTACTCTTGCTCGGCTTTTATCTAGCGCCACTATGGGCTTTCGCCCAAAAAAAGAAACCCAATATCGTCTTCTTCCTTGTGGATGATTTGGGTTACAAGGATCTGGGTGTTTACGGAGCCAAACTTTACGAAACCCCGAACATCGACAAGCTCAGCCGTGCGGGCGTACGCTTCACCAACGCCTATACGGCGGCGCCCATCTGTTCGCCCACCCGGGCGGCGGTGCTTACGGGCAAACACCCGCTGAGAATGAAGATGTGGCACGCCCCACACTTTATCCCAAAAGAGGATTCGAAGCAAATGTTGCCCAAACTGCTCAGCGACCAAGGCTACAGTTCGTGGCATGTGGGCAAATGGCATCTCGGCACTCCAAAAGACCATACGTTGCCCCAAGATGTCGGCTTCCATATCAACATCGGCGGAGGCATAAGCTGGGGGCCGGGCTCCTACTTCTGGCCTTACAAAACCAATCCCGACGGCTCGCCTATGGGTCACCAGCGTGATCACGCTCCTTTGCGCCAAGGCGGATTCGAAGGCGAGCAACTCACCGACCGCCTGACAAGAGAGGCCGTAAACCTCATCGAAAACCACAAGGGGGACAACCCCGTCTACCTGAACCTTTGGTACTATTCGGTTCACAACCGTAAAGAGGCCAAGCCCGAGCTGGTAGAGAAGTACAAGAAGAAGATCAAACGGATGGGAACCAAAAAGTCCGTACGGGTACATATGGGCGACACGCTCTTGGCTTCGGAAACCAACCCACTCTACGCCGCCATGCTGGAAACGGTGGACAACTCGGTGGGCGCCGTAGTGAAAGCCCTAAAAAAGAAGGGAATGTATGAGAATACGCTCTTCATCTTCTACTCCGACAACGGGCCCACGACCAATGACGTTCCTTGCGCCCCATTCCTCGGTGGAAAGAACACCACTTACGAGGCGGGAGTCCGCATGCCCGCCTTTATGACTTGGCCGAAAGAGGTTCCGAAAAACAGGGTTAGCGACGAGCGTATCATTATTATGGACGTGTTCAACACCGTACTGGCCGCCACCGATACTCCGATACCCGAAAAAGTGGAAAATGACGGAATTTCCCTGATGCCCCACCTGAAAGACAACGCTTCCGTCCCCCGCCGGGATTTTTATTGGTATTTCCCCGATACCCGCCGGATGTACGGAGGCCGCGCAAGCGCCGCCGTGCTGGGCAAAGACGGCCATAAGTACATTCACTTCTATAAAGGCTACGCTCCAGAACT
It encodes the following:
- a CDS encoding YigZ family protein, giving the protein MKTEDTYLTLAGESEGLYKEKGSKFLAYAYPVETEEEIKEKVEALRKRYYDARHHCYAWVLGKDQKRFRANDDGEPGHSAGDPILGQIRSFDLTNTLIVVVRYFGGTKLGVPGLVHAYKVSAAEAIENGKIEEKIVEDRLDVYFEYLSMNSVMKLIKQYDLEIKEQVFDNQCHIRLAVRQTISAEVLAKFEKLDGVSTELTETEA
- a CDS encoding peroxiredoxin-like family protein, with the translated sequence MRKYLLTLLSVFCVLFAQAQTKPKGIKTGSTAPSFMGVDQNGKKIELKKLLDKGPVVLFFYRGTWCPYCQKQVASLQKSLDKITAKGASVVAVTPSSGESIEKMIEKQGGIGFHILHDDGHKIMDDYDLTYPVKETMQKRFAKMGLDFNKINGKNGPVLPIPATYVIDQKGKIVFAHFDPNFKKRPSVSEILQHLPKPL
- a CDS encoding peptidylprolyl isomerase encodes the protein MKISKDRQSVVETTYQLYVDNQQGEPALYEERNEEDPLLFLYGTGAFLPKFEEALDGLDEGQEFDFKIACDDAYGDYDEKKTDWLPIEIFEVDGKVDMEMLQEGRILPMIGPDGDRVMAEILTVKKDKVEMDFNHPLSGYDLIFKGKILSVRMATKEEIEHGHAHPGGSCDH
- a CDS encoding helix-turn-helix domain-containing protein, with protein sequence MRIPADKYSHLNLNARRQISRCVNAGLTIRQTASRLGVSPSTISRELKRNSFRGFYSAIHAQAYYEARKFLAVAKYRGQLIFRLSSVGVSLFKPKTDRLITAWASDYRNARYIRNERTDNPFHAKRQRRSSIFAVWEKPVQPRLMKLRLQHYGQKTTPSGEVNPFGDPPKFWKKADRKPDRTVHKEALCA
- a CDS encoding GNAT family N-acetyltransferase, with amino-acid sequence MPQTKTFETERLYLIPTAEDDAEFIFRLMNSPKYHEYIGDRNIRTLDDAKTFIQEKMTLQLLRLGYSSYTLVRKSDGEKVGVCGLYDREGLEGVDIGFALLPEFERTGYALESALKLKQMAFAEFNISEIKAITTKENKASQTLLEKLGLKAEGTVVLPGTTNEMLLYRLKNESA
- a CDS encoding Crp/Fnr family transcriptional regulator gives rise to the protein MENTLRTLRRFGRLSTANIEAFAAQLERVELPRNTELIREGEVSPYFYFLEKGATKTNYIDEYGDKKAVWFAFEGELLFSFSAYFAVEGHQESIELYEDSVLYRIPLRKLRYLYDTDLEWANWGRLISERFLGKVLTEMDRNRFVKAKDRYRWLIESRPDIHKRVPLKDIASYLGISKESLSRIRKEQ
- a CDS encoding chloramphenicol acetyltransferase translates to MKRILDIENWNRKEHYEFFSAMNQPFFGLVVPVDCTKAYAYAKETGVSFYAYYLYQATRALNAVENLRYRIEDGQVVEYDCVHPSTTVGREDHTFGICFFEYSEDFGQFRKNLDAAQADIRARSGICLDESTSRKDTIHVSAVPWVDFTGLRHEYDSRYEDSIPKMSFGKMTESEGKRKMSVSLDAHHGLVDGWHASQFFELFQRYLDGE
- a CDS encoding sulfatase, which encodes MKTRILLLLGFYLAPLWAFAQKKKPNIVFFLVDDLGYKDLGVYGAKLYETPNIDKLSRAGVRFTNAYTAAPICSPTRAAVLTGKHPLRMKMWHAPHFIPKEDSKQMLPKLLSDQGYSSWHVGKWHLGTPKDHTLPQDVGFHINIGGGISWGPGSYFWPYKTNPDGSPMGHQRDHAPLRQGGFEGEQLTDRLTREAVNLIENHKGDNPVYLNLWYYSVHNRKEAKPELVEKYKKKIKRMGTKKSVRVHMGDTLLASETNPLYAAMLETVDNSVGAVVKALKKKGMYENTLFIFYSDNGPTTNDVPCAPFLGGKNTTYEAGVRMPAFMTWPKEVPKNRVSDERIIIMDVFNTVLAATDTPIPEKVENDGISLMPHLKDNASVPRRDFYWYFPDTRRMYGGRASAAVLGKDGHKYIHFYKGYAPELYDIDADKAERHDLISQKPAKAKALQKKLNDFLLGYGYDRMDKQIRKAGKNRQ